In Crinalium epipsammum PCC 9333, a single window of DNA contains:
- a CDS encoding ParA family protein: MKILTVTGYKGGISKSTTAIHIATFFSDIGKTILVDSDPNRTALAWSSRGSLPFTVADERQAMKLISGNDFVVIDTPARPDSNDLKELAKGCDLLILPTIPDVVSLEPMLKTASDLGAANYRALLVIVPPSPSKEGAAIRHSLIDNGIPVFKTMIRRAAGFQKAAFEGVPVRNVSSSKARVAWLDYQALGKEIMEVLGND, translated from the coding sequence ATGAAGATTTTAACTGTCACTGGATACAAAGGCGGTATATCGAAATCGACAACTGCCATACACATTGCGACATTCTTTAGCGACATTGGGAAAACCATTCTGGTAGACTCTGACCCAAATCGCACTGCCCTAGCATGGTCGAGTCGGGGGAGCCTTCCTTTTACTGTGGCTGATGAACGACAAGCAATGAAGTTGATTTCGGGTAATGATTTTGTAGTAATTGACACTCCAGCCCGACCGGACTCAAACGACTTAAAAGAATTGGCAAAAGGCTGTGACTTACTCATCTTGCCAACGATTCCAGATGTCGTGAGCTTGGAACCAATGTTAAAGACGGCAAGCGATTTAGGTGCAGCAAACTACAGAGCTTTACTGGTAATAGTTCCTCCATCACCTAGTAAAGAAGGAGCGGCAATACGGCACTCACTTATAGATAACGGTATTCCTGTCTTCAAGACTATGATTCGCCGCGCTGCTGGATTTCAAAAAGCTGCTTTTGAAGGTGTCCCTGTTAGAAACGTTTCTTCCTCAAAGGCAAGGGTTGCATGGTTAGATTATCAGGCACTAGGCAAGGAAATTATGGAGGTTTTAGGAAATGACTAA
- a CDS encoding type I restriction endonuclease subunit R, translated as MSAEYSEDRLVQQTTANFFEQTLGWQSVYAFDSEKYGARGTLGRTSQTEVILTRYLRQAIEQFNPGHSSTAYDDAIEKFLYFNLSQSLLQINQEKYKLLRDGIRVSYRTATGELREPLLRVIDFDNPDNNHFLIVRELWIKGTLYPPKRPDIIGFVNGIPLLFIELKKSCRDVRVAYDDNFTRYKTEIPHLFYHNAIVMLSNGIDAKVGTITSPYKFFHEWRRLTENEKGRVHFETMLRGMCSKQNFLDLVQNFILFDNSSGTTYKILARNHQFLGVNRAFQAVKDREIRSGKLGVFWHTQGSGKSYSMAFLTEKVHRLLSGSFTFLLVTDRQELDKQIVQTFAGVGAIPNDSTQANNGDHLDTLLKQNNRYACTLIHKFNKPNHTYSDRPNIIVLCDEAHRTQYGTLAGNMRNGLEKASFIAFTGTPLMQSEEDQKTREFFGDYISTYDFQRAVEDGSTVPLYYDNRGEKLRFVDQSGNQQVVARPDELNQRIADELAKLDLDEEAEERVLRRIGNDYLILTADSRLDRIAEDLVAHYTTRWQTGKAMLVCLDKLTAVRMYNLIHHYWQQAIANQTTQVIRATNDQDLIGQQQYLAWLQATEYAVVVSEAANENKTFDDWGLDIRPHRSKMQSRHLEEDFKNENHPFRLAIVCAMWLTGFDVPSLATLYMDKPMQGHSLMQAIARANRVAEGKNNGLLIDYNGILKSLRTALAKYAKLNVVIGDDSDDQAGIVPYKDLEQLRDNYAEAIQTCSNHLASLGFDLEELIQAEGFDKLALLDKENQNSAVNAVCTNDESRARFEVMSQDVFNKKQALITEPRLTEPFQPQHNAIEAVYNQLNKQQELAMDLNAVLRALHGVISKIVTVETSDRLPGADSGKLYNISEINFERLEEEFAGSKTKNIQVQTLKKAVEQQLERMLRRNPCRIDLYTHYQQIIEDYNRETERATIEQTFEQLLQLISAISEEDSRADREGLNEENLAVFDLLCRQKNNLSARARNQVKEIAYNLIEAIKAKLRKLDNWRGKEKTKAKIQTLIYNYLYSDKTGLPLEEYDESEVAPLANAVFLHIYQQYPSADQNPYSDAA; from the coding sequence ATGAGTGCCGAATACTCCGAAGACCGCTTAGTGCAACAGACCACTGCCAACTTCTTTGAGCAGACATTGGGCTGGCAGTCTGTCTATGCCTTCGACAGCGAGAAATATGGAGCTAGAGGCACACTGGGACGCACCTCTCAAACCGAAGTCATTCTCACTCGCTATCTGCGGCAAGCCATAGAACAGTTTAACCCTGGACACTCCAGCACGGCTTATGATGACGCAATTGAAAAGTTCCTATACTTCAATCTTTCCCAATCTTTACTGCAAATTAACCAGGAAAAATACAAACTGCTCCGCGATGGTATCCGTGTCAGCTACCGCACAGCTACAGGCGAACTCAGAGAACCCTTGCTGCGCGTCATCGACTTCGACAACCCCGATAATAATCACTTCTTGATAGTACGAGAACTATGGATTAAAGGAACGCTATATCCACCAAAACGACCGGACATCATCGGTTTTGTCAATGGTATTCCACTACTGTTTATTGAACTGAAAAAATCCTGCCGGGATGTGCGGGTTGCTTACGATGACAACTTTACCCGCTACAAAACCGAAATCCCTCATCTCTTCTACCACAATGCAATAGTGATGCTGAGTAACGGCATTGATGCCAAAGTTGGCACCATCACTAGCCCCTATAAGTTCTTCCACGAGTGGCGACGGTTAACCGAAAATGAGAAAGGCAGGGTGCATTTTGAAACCATGCTGCGGGGTATGTGCAGCAAACAAAACTTCTTGGATTTGGTGCAAAACTTCATCCTGTTTGATAACAGCAGCGGCACCACCTACAAAATTCTGGCACGAAACCATCAATTCCTGGGGGTAAATCGTGCGTTTCAAGCCGTGAAAGATCGGGAAATTAGATCCGGCAAACTAGGGGTGTTCTGGCACACTCAAGGTAGCGGGAAATCCTACTCAATGGCATTTCTCACGGAAAAGGTGCATCGGCTACTCTCCGGTAGTTTTACCTTTCTGCTAGTCACAGATCGCCAAGAGCTTGATAAACAAATTGTTCAGACCTTCGCAGGAGTCGGAGCCATCCCCAACGACAGCACCCAGGCTAACAATGGCGATCATTTAGATACACTACTGAAGCAAAACAACCGCTACGCCTGCACACTGATTCACAAGTTCAACAAGCCCAATCATACATACAGCGATCGCCCCAACATCATTGTTTTATGTGATGAAGCTCACCGTACCCAGTACGGCACACTAGCAGGAAATATGCGGAATGGCTTAGAGAAAGCCTCCTTTATTGCCTTCACGGGTACTCCGTTGATGCAGTCGGAAGAAGATCAAAAAACCCGCGAGTTCTTCGGTGACTATATCTCCACCTATGACTTTCAACGAGCAGTGGAAGATGGCTCAACCGTTCCTCTTTACTACGACAACCGGGGCGAGAAGCTGCGCTTTGTGGATCAATCTGGTAATCAACAGGTGGTGGCGCGACCGGATGAACTAAACCAACGCATTGCAGACGAACTGGCGAAACTTGACTTAGACGAGGAAGCCGAAGAGCGGGTTCTCCGGCGCATTGGCAATGACTATTTGATTCTTACCGCTGACTCCCGCCTTGATCGCATTGCTGAAGATTTAGTGGCTCACTACACCACCCGCTGGCAGACTGGCAAAGCCATGCTAGTTTGCCTCGACAAGCTTACAGCTGTGCGGATGTATAACCTAATTCACCACTATTGGCAGCAGGCGATCGCTAACCAGACAACACAAGTTATACGAGCAACTAATGACCAGGATTTGATCGGGCAACAGCAGTATTTAGCTTGGCTCCAAGCAACAGAATATGCCGTGGTAGTAAGTGAAGCTGCCAACGAAAACAAAACCTTTGACGATTGGGGCTTAGATATTCGTCCCCATCGCTCCAAGATGCAAAGCCGCCACCTAGAGGAAGACTTCAAAAACGAAAACCACCCCTTCCGGTTAGCGATCGTCTGTGCCATGTGGCTAACAGGCTTTGATGTGCCTAGCCTCGCCACCCTGTACATGGATAAGCCCATGCAGGGACACAGCCTCATGCAGGCTATCGCCCGTGCTAACCGAGTTGCCGAAGGTAAAAATAATGGCTTGCTGATCGACTACAACGGCATCCTCAAATCCCTCAGAACTGCTCTTGCCAAATACGCCAAACTCAATGTTGTCATTGGAGATGATAGCGATGATCAGGCAGGTATCGTTCCCTACAAAGACCTAGAGCAACTTCGCGATAATTACGCCGAGGCAATTCAAACCTGTAGTAATCATCTTGCCAGTTTGGGGTTTGACCTTGAGGAATTAATCCAAGCTGAAGGGTTTGATAAACTCGCCCTCTTAGATAAAGAGAACCAGAACTCGGCTGTCAATGCCGTTTGCACCAATGACGAATCCCGCGCCCGCTTTGAGGTGATGTCACAGGATGTGTTTAATAAAAAACAAGCTCTGATTACGGAACCCCGCCTCACCGAACCGTTTCAGCCACAACATAACGCGATTGAAGCCGTCTACAACCAACTGAACAAACAGCAAGAACTGGCGATGGATTTGAATGCTGTGTTGCGAGCACTACATGGTGTGATCAGCAAAATCGTTACCGTCGAAACCTCTGACCGCTTACCGGGTGCTGATTCCGGCAAACTATACAACATCAGCGAAATTAACTTTGAGCGACTGGAAGAAGAATTTGCAGGGTCTAAAACCAAAAACATCCAAGTGCAAACGCTGAAGAAGGCTGTAGAACAGCAGCTTGAACGAATGTTGCGCCGGAACCCTTGTCGGATCGATCTTTATACCCACTATCAGCAGATTATTGAAGATTACAACCGAGAAACCGAACGCGCTACTATTGAGCAAACCTTTGAACAATTGTTACAACTCATCTCTGCCATATCTGAGGAAGATAGCCGTGCTGACCGCGAAGGGTTGAATGAAGAGAACCTGGCAGTATTCGATTTGCTCTGTCGCCAGAAGAACAATCTTAGTGCAAGAGCACGGAACCAAGTCAAAGAAATTGCCTACAACCTGATTGAGGCAATTAAAGCCAAACTTCGGAAGCTGGATAATTGGCGCGGTAAAGAAAAGACTAAAGCCAAAATTCAAACCCTTATCTACAACTATTTATACAGCGATAAAACCGGGCTACCTCTTGAGGAGTACGATGAAAGCGAAGTCGCACCCCTGGCTAATGCTGTGTTCCTACACATCTACCAGCAGTATCCCAGTGCCGACCAGAATCCCTACTCTGATGCTGCCTAA
- a CDS encoding type II toxin-antitoxin system VapC family toxin yields the protein MSLLKILSGFEGLAQMLTDYAERVTLVINLLIYVEISIGFHQVEELEAALPADFFRCGLLPYETAFLAGQRFLQYRRRAGVSLSPLSDFYLGAHAVIAEMPLLTRDVNRYRAYFPTVHLLTP from the coding sequence ATGTCCTTACTGAAAATCCTCAGTGGGTTTGAAGGGTTAGCGCAAATGCTCACTGACTATGCAGAGCGGGTAACTCTTGTGATTAACCTCCTCATCTACGTGGAAATCTCCATTGGGTTTCATCAAGTAGAAGAACTAGAAGCCGCTTTACCAGCGGACTTCTTTCGTTGTGGCCTATTGCCCTACGAAACTGCCTTTCTTGCTGGGCAACGTTTTCTTCAATACCGCCGTCGTGCGGGAGTGAGTCTTTCGCCCTTGTCTGACTTCTACCTTGGTGCCCATGCTGTGATCGCAGAAATGCCTCTACTTACCAGAGATGTCAATCGTTACCGTGCCTACTTTCCCACAGTTCATCTGCTCACCCCCTAA
- a CDS encoding restriction endonuclease subunit S, translated as MKWSTTKFESLYAAPSRNGLYKAKEFHGSGIRIVNMGEMFAFPFIGNQEMKLLSVTDEELGRFGLQAGDLLFARRSLVEEGAGKCSLIVDHDEPMVFESSMIRVRLRKECCDPQFYYYYFKSPIGRSTITAIVTGVAQKGIRGSELATIAVHNPPIPTQQRIADILFNYDRLIDNNTRRIALLEESIHRLYKEWFVRLRFPGCDQVKVVDGMPEGWTCKPLEEVCELIMGQSPRSTTYNTTGQGLPFHQGVTKFGNRFISHETYCTQPNRLAETGDILCSVRAPVGRLNITLDRIIIGRGLAAIRNRQGYQSFQFYQLKAYFFQEDLIGGGAIFASVTKKQLSEQMMLVPSQEVLQAFENISKPVDQQLINLYFQNKKLRQARDLLLPRLMNGSIVV; from the coding sequence ATGAAATGGTCAACCACTAAGTTTGAAAGTCTTTATGCGGCTCCGTCACGAAATGGACTTTATAAGGCTAAAGAGTTTCATGGTTCTGGAATTCGTATCGTCAACATGGGTGAAATGTTTGCATTTCCCTTTATTGGCAACCAAGAAATGAAGCTTTTAAGCGTTACTGATGAAGAACTTGGTAGGTTCGGTCTTCAAGCCGGAGATTTACTCTTTGCTCGAAGATCTCTAGTCGAAGAAGGTGCAGGAAAATGTAGCCTCATTGTTGATCATGATGAGCCAATGGTATTTGAATCCTCGATGATTCGAGTTCGCCTCCGTAAAGAATGCTGCGATCCGCAATTTTACTACTACTATTTCAAGTCCCCTATTGGTCGTTCCACGATCACAGCAATCGTAACTGGTGTTGCTCAGAAAGGAATTCGTGGATCAGAGCTTGCAACTATCGCAGTTCATAATCCACCTATACCAACTCAACAGCGCATTGCTGACATCCTCTTTAACTACGATCGCCTCATCGACAACAACACCCGCCGAATTGCTCTGCTGGAAGAATCCATCCATCGGCTCTACAAAGAATGGTTTGTGCGGTTGCGGTTTCCAGGGTGTGATCAGGTAAAGGTAGTTGATGGTATGCCGGAGGGGTGGACTTGTAAGCCTCTTGAGGAAGTTTGTGAACTCATTATGGGGCAAAGTCCACGATCTACTACTTACAACACTACTGGTCAAGGGCTACCTTTTCATCAGGGAGTTACAAAGTTTGGCAATCGTTTTATTAGCCACGAAACCTACTGCACACAACCAAATCGGCTTGCAGAGACAGGAGATATTCTTTGTAGTGTACGTGCGCCTGTCGGTCGGTTAAACATTACCCTCGACCGGATCATTATTGGGCGAGGTTTGGCAGCCATACGGAATAGGCAAGGTTATCAATCCTTTCAATTTTATCAATTGAAAGCATACTTCTTCCAAGAAGACCTAATCGGTGGTGGAGCCATCTTTGCCTCTGTCACTAAAAAGCAGCTTTCTGAGCAAATGATGCTTGTTCCCTCACAAGAAGTTTTGCAGGCATTTGAAAATATCTCAAAACCAGTAGATCAACAGCTTATTAATCTTTATTTTCAAAATAAAAAACTTCGTCAAGCCCGTGATCTCCTTCTTCCCCGACTAATGAATGGGAGCATTGTTGTATGA
- a CDS encoding type I restriction-modification system subunit M has translation MSMLNISVLESSLWEAADNLRANSNLNANEYSMPVLGLIFLRHATNRFEAVKAEIEPTLPSRGGKKRPLTSGDFTGKAAIFLPEKAHYDYILTLPGGCDHGTAIKEAMELIEAQTEMLQGVLPKEYTSFDPGLLGELVRIFARDELKQATGDVFGRIYEYFLNKFAMTGAQEGGEFFTPPSLVRTIVNVIEPTRGVVFDPACGSAGMFVQTGHFLENQGTNPSERITFCGQEKSDNNIRLAKMNLAVHGLEGNIRQGNTFYDKCDDLIGACDFVMSNPPFNVDSVSPEKVKTDPRLFTDKKLPGISAKTGAVSNANYLWIQYYYSYLNSKGRAGFVMASSASDAGHGEKEIREQIIATGDVDAIISIGTNFFYTRSLPCTLWFFDRGKPAEHKDKVLMIDARSLHRVISRKIRDFSEEQLKNITAIAWLYRGEQSRYLGLVREYLMQTHQEASAIAPSIAALNPAITSLTKVLTTFKQGLKPTEDISAEDIAAFQAVLAEQDEAMKLLAEEWGTLKTDLTDYMEEMDGNALSTNEEQKACAENFVPFVPRLKTLQKQVNESHKLTIRALELAEKKLEARKTEELNSKSIRQYRDGLNAAHDGVVQAIKTTLYINQQIHWLQTRFPEAALVDVPGLCKVVTRDEIAKSDSSLTPGRYVGVGAADQEDEEGFEERLKEIHLELSELNQAAVELATMIQTNLEELML, from the coding sequence ATGTCAATGCTTAATATTAGTGTTCTGGAAAGCTCCTTATGGGAGGCGGCTGACAATCTGCGTGCTAATTCCAATCTCAACGCGAACGAATACAGTATGCCCGTGCTAGGGCTAATATTTCTACGCCATGCAACCAATAGATTTGAGGCGGTGAAGGCTGAGATTGAACCGACATTGCCATCGCGTGGGGGAAAGAAAAGACCTTTGACTTCAGGAGACTTTACAGGGAAAGCGGCAATCTTTTTACCAGAAAAAGCCCATTACGACTACATCCTCACGTTGCCGGGGGGTTGCGATCACGGTACAGCAATTAAAGAAGCGATGGAGTTGATTGAGGCTCAGACGGAGATGCTCCAGGGTGTGTTACCCAAGGAGTATACTAGCTTCGATCCGGGTCTGTTGGGTGAGTTGGTGCGAATTTTCGCACGGGATGAACTGAAGCAGGCGACAGGGGATGTATTTGGACGTATTTATGAGTATTTCCTGAACAAGTTTGCGATGACAGGTGCCCAGGAGGGGGGCGAGTTCTTTACACCGCCGTCCCTAGTACGGACAATTGTAAATGTGATTGAGCCGACCCGTGGGGTAGTGTTTGACCCAGCGTGTGGTAGTGCAGGTATGTTTGTGCAGACAGGGCACTTTCTGGAAAATCAGGGTACTAACCCATCAGAGCGGATTACGTTTTGTGGTCAGGAGAAGTCAGATAATAACATTCGGCTGGCAAAGATGAACCTTGCAGTGCATGGCCTAGAAGGTAATATTCGCCAGGGCAACACGTTTTATGACAAGTGTGACGACTTGATCGGGGCGTGCGATTTTGTGATGTCGAATCCACCTTTTAACGTGGATAGCGTTAGTCCAGAGAAGGTGAAGACAGACCCGCGGCTGTTCACTGATAAAAAGCTCCCTGGCATTAGTGCCAAAACTGGAGCGGTGAGCAATGCTAACTATCTGTGGATTCAGTATTATTACAGCTACTTGAACTCTAAGGGACGGGCAGGCTTTGTGATGGCTAGTTCTGCTTCGGATGCGGGACATGGAGAGAAAGAAATCAGGGAGCAGATAATCGCTACAGGAGATGTGGATGCGATCATCTCTATTGGAACCAACTTTTTCTACACCCGATCTCTCCCATGCACACTCTGGTTTTTTGACCGAGGTAAGCCAGCCGAACACAAAGATAAGGTGCTGATGATTGATGCCCGTAGCCTACATCGGGTCATTAGTCGCAAGATTCGAGATTTTAGTGAAGAGCAACTTAAAAACATTACTGCGATAGCATGGCTTTATCGCGGTGAACAATCCCGTTACCTGGGGTTGGTGCGAGAGTATTTAATGCAAACTCACCAGGAGGCAAGCGCGATCGCGCCCTCCATTGCGGCATTGAATCCAGCGATCACGTCTCTGACTAAGGTGCTAACAACATTTAAGCAGGGGTTAAAACCGACTGAGGACATTTCAGCAGAGGATATTGCAGCGTTCCAAGCTGTCCTAGCAGAGCAGGATGAAGCGATGAAACTGCTGGCGGAAGAGTGGGGAACGCTGAAGACGGATTTAACGGACTATATGGAGGAGATGGATGGTAATGCCTTATCTACCAACGAGGAACAAAAAGCCTGCGCTGAGAATTTCGTGCCTTTTGTTCCTCGACTCAAAACGCTCCAAAAACAAGTGAATGAGAGCCACAAGCTGACTATAAGAGCATTGGAACTCGCAGAGAAAAAGCTAGAGGCTCGTAAAACAGAGGAGTTGAATAGTAAGTCGATCCGCCAATATCGAGATGGATTGAATGCTGCCCATGACGGGGTTGTACAGGCGATTAAGACGACGCTGTACATCAACCAGCAGATACACTGGCTGCAAACTCGGTTCCCAGAGGCGGCACTGGTGGATGTGCCGGGATTGTGTAAGGTAGTTACTCGTGATGAGATTGCTAAGAGTGATAGCAGCCTCACACCGGGACGCTATGTGGGCGTAGGAGCGGCAGATCAGGAGGATGAGGAGGGATTTGAGGAACGGCTGAAGGAAATTCATTTAGAGTTATCTGAACTCAATCAGGCGGCGGTGGAGTTAGCAACGATGATTCAGACCAATCTTGAGGAGTTGATGCTATGA
- a CDS encoding ParB/RepB/Spo0J family partition protein gives MPRPRKTEQPYKAKANIDFLMGEEQPSITPLSIPIDSISLPETKPRRYFDPAKMEQLIQSVKTHGILENLLIRPLPGQESKYELVAGERRYPTSH, from the coding sequence ATGCCTAGACCCCGCAAAACCGAACAACCTTACAAAGCCAAAGCCAATATCGACTTCTTAATGGGAGAGGAACAGCCAAGCATAACCCCATTATCAATACCAATTGACTCAATTTCCCTACCTGAAACTAAACCTCGGCGCTACTTCGATCCCGCCAAGATGGAGCAACTCATTCAATCCGTGAAAACTCACGGAATTCTCGAAAACTTGCTCATCCGTCCCCTCCCTGGTCAGGAATCAAAATATGAATTAGTAGCTGGAGAACGACGCTATCCAACCAGCCACTGA
- a CDS encoding TIGR04255 family protein yields the protein MNDYPNFKNSPIVEAIFDIRATLPTNLNFEDISLFEESIKDEFPVKNIKASLKADFSFQLNNIPSNIPLSTSKEGFVFSSLDNKKIIQVRLDGFTFSQLQPYDSWDNFYNQACNLWKMYVQVARPDAVSRVALRYINKMEIPFKEPFKIEDYVKIFPEISADIKVTLMDYFMRLVVTNPKYLPSIAIVNQTIGELTENNTLPLIFDIDIYQDVIFSPEEDEGKIKNIFENNLRSFRNEIFFKAITKKTEALFQ from the coding sequence ATGAATGATTACCCAAACTTTAAAAATTCACCCATTGTTGAGGCAATTTTTGATATAAGAGCTACGCTTCCAACCAACCTAAACTTTGAGGATATATCTCTGTTTGAAGAAAGTATAAAAGACGAATTTCCTGTAAAAAATATTAAAGCATCTCTCAAAGCAGATTTTTCTTTTCAATTAAATAATATTCCTAGCAATATACCCTTATCTACTAGCAAAGAAGGATTTGTTTTTAGTTCATTAGATAATAAAAAAATTATACAAGTAAGATTAGATGGTTTTACTTTCAGCCAGCTTCAACCTTATGATAGCTGGGATAATTTCTATAATCAAGCCTGCAATCTCTGGAAAATGTATGTACAGGTTGCCAGACCAGATGCAGTTTCCAGAGTAGCACTAAGGTATATAAATAAAATGGAAATTCCATTTAAAGAGCCATTTAAAATTGAGGATTATGTAAAAATATTTCCTGAAATTAGTGCAGATATAAAAGTAACACTGATGGATTATTTTATGAGATTGGTTGTAACTAATCCGAAATATTTACCTTCAATTGCAATCGTTAACCAAACTATTGGAGAATTAACGGAGAATAATACTTTACCTTTAATATTTGATATAGATATTTACCAGGACGTAATTTTTTCACCCGAGGAAGATGAAGGCAAAATAAAAAATATTTTTGAAAACAACTTACGTTCGTTTAGAAACGAAATATTTTTTAAAGCAATTACAAAAAAAACGGAGGCTCTTTTTCAATGA
- a CDS encoding HNH endonuclease produces the protein MMVKVTHPSLYDLPSDQRMNLVNRLLSPNLFVVTQNGCHELQKCVGKGNYGRFELAKVGRTYLAHRVSYEFFKGRIPNGLIVMHYCDNPKCINPNNLSVGTIFDNNQDKAKKGRGNAPLGCKHGRSKLTESQVLEIKRLLREKSFSYGEIGKMYKVAKGTIQRIAEGRTWSHVQ, from the coding sequence ATGATGGTTAAAGTTACGCATCCAAGCTTATATGATCTGCCGAGCGATCAGCGAATGAACTTAGTTAACAGGCTTTTAAGCCCTAACTTATTCGTAGTAACACAGAATGGCTGTCACGAATTACAAAAATGTGTTGGTAAGGGAAATTATGGTAGGTTTGAGTTAGCAAAAGTAGGAAGAACATATCTAGCTCATCGGGTATCCTACGAGTTTTTTAAAGGTAGGATACCTAACGGATTAATTGTCATGCACTATTGCGATAATCCTAAGTGCATTAATCCTAATAACCTATCAGTAGGAACTATTTTCGATAACAACCAAGACAAGGCGAAAAAGGGGAGGGGTAATGCTCCTCTAGGCTGTAAACATGGGAGATCCAAACTCACGGAGTCTCAGGTACTAGAAATCAAAAGATTGCTAAGAGAAAAGAGTTTTAGCTATGGAGAAATTGGAAAAATGTACAAAGTAGCTAAAGGAACTATTCAAAGAATAGCAGAAGGTAGAACTTGGAGCCACGTACAATGA
- a CDS encoding helix-turn-helix domain-containing protein codes for MTVQWKLREVMARERMTTVRLAKILGVHENTIYKWRITDVLPAIGGETLDRICNALNCSLYELIEYTPSQEDKDSPTQ; via the coding sequence TTGACTGTCCAATGGAAACTCAGGGAGGTAATGGCGCGAGAACGCATGACAACCGTGCGATTAGCAAAAATCTTAGGCGTTCATGAGAACACTATTTATAAGTGGAGAATTACTGATGTTCTGCCAGCTATCGGTGGCGAAACACTGGATCGTATTTGCAATGCCTTAAATTGCAGTCTCTACGAGTTGATTGAGTACACCCCCAGCCAAGAGGATAAAGATAGCCCTACTCAGTGA